The following proteins are encoded in a genomic region of Oncorhynchus masou masou isolate Uvic2021 chromosome 32, UVic_Omas_1.1, whole genome shotgun sequence:
- the LOC135526200 gene encoding alpha-1B adrenergic receptor-like isoform X4, which translates to MNLTTDDATHLWGNYSLLEQYDATVGTPWLSESPGEVDLTRAIPLGFVLGAFIVFAIVGNILVILAVMTNRHLRTPTNYFIINLAIADLLLGTTVLPVSATLEILNYWVFGRIFCDIWAAVDVLCCTASIMSLCVISIDRYIGVSHPLQYPSIVTEKRALLAMLGVWVLSVVISIGPLLGWKQPPSPDNTVCLITEEPFYALFSSLGSFYIPLVVILSMYFRVYVVAKRTTKNLEAGVMRERMNTSELTLRIHKGSQVQDDSSSTGKGRANQARSSLTVKLLKFSREKKAAKTLGVVVGMFTLCWLPFFLALPIEPIPCGA; encoded by the coding sequence ATGAATCTGACCACTGACGATGCGACTCATTTATGGGGAAATTATTCCTTATTGGAACAATACGACGCGACAGTGGGGACACCGTGGTTGTCAGAGTCGCCTGGTGAGGTGGACCTTACCCGTGCCATCCCGCTCGGCTTCGTCCTGGGGGCTTTCATTGTGTTCGCCATTGTGGGCAACATCCTCGTCATTCTGGCGGTGATGACCAATAGGCACCTGCGGACCCCGACCAACTACTTCATTATAAACCTGGCCATCGCTGACCTGCTGCTGGGCACCACAGTGCTGCCGGTGTCTGCCACCCTGGAGATTCTTAACTACTGGGTGTTCGGCCGGATCTTCTGTGACATCTGGGCGGCAGTGGATGTTTTGTGCTGCACGGCGTCCATCATGAGCCTGTGCGTAATTTCTATCGACCGTTACATCGGGGTGAGCCATCCGCTGCAGTACCCGAGCATAGTGACCGAGAAGCGGGCACTGCTGGCCATGCTTGGGGTGTGGGTGCTCTCGGTGGTCATCTCCATTGGACCCCTCCTCGGGTGGAAGCAGCCGCCGTCACCGGACAACACTGTGTGCCTCATCACCGAGGAACCGTTTTACGCACTATTTTCCTCCCTCGGTTCCTTCTATATACCACTGGTGGTTATCTTGTCCATGTATTTTAGGGTGTATGTAGTCGCCAAACGGACCACCAAGAACTTGGAGGCCGGGGTGATGAGGGAGAGGATGAACACGAGTGAGCTAACGCTCAGGATCCACAAGGGATCTCAGGTGCAGGATGACAGCAGCAGCACTGGGAAGGGTCGTGCAAATCAGGCCAGGAGCTCCCTGACGGTGAAACTTCTGAAATTCTCCCGGGAGAAGAAAGCAGCTAAAACGTTGGGAGTCGTGGTTGGCATGTTTACGCTTTGTTGGCTGCCGTTCTTCCTTGCGTTACCCATTg
- the LOC135526200 gene encoding alpha-1B adrenergic receptor-like isoform X3 — protein MNLTTDDATHLWGNYSLLEQYDATVGTPWLSESPGEVDLTRAIPLGFVLGAFIVFAIVGNILVILAVMTNRHLRTPTNYFIINLAIADLLLGTTVLPVSATLEILNYWVFGRIFCDIWAAVDVLCCTASIMSLCVISIDRYIGVSHPLQYPSIVTEKRALLAMLGVWVLSVVISIGPLLGWKQPPSPDNTVCLITEEPFYALFSSLGSFYIPLVVILSMYFRVYVVAKRTTKNLEAGVMRERMNTSELTLRIHKGSQVQDDSSSTGKGRANQARSSLTVKLLKFSREKKAAKTLGVVVGMFTLCWLPFFLALPIASLRWGGRDD, from the coding sequence ATGAATCTGACCACTGACGATGCGACTCATTTATGGGGAAATTATTCCTTATTGGAACAATACGACGCGACAGTGGGGACACCGTGGTTGTCAGAGTCGCCTGGTGAGGTGGACCTTACCCGTGCCATCCCGCTCGGCTTCGTCCTGGGGGCTTTCATTGTGTTCGCCATTGTGGGCAACATCCTCGTCATTCTGGCGGTGATGACCAATAGGCACCTGCGGACCCCGACCAACTACTTCATTATAAACCTGGCCATCGCTGACCTGCTGCTGGGCACCACAGTGCTGCCGGTGTCTGCCACCCTGGAGATTCTTAACTACTGGGTGTTCGGCCGGATCTTCTGTGACATCTGGGCGGCAGTGGATGTTTTGTGCTGCACGGCGTCCATCATGAGCCTGTGCGTAATTTCTATCGACCGTTACATCGGGGTGAGCCATCCGCTGCAGTACCCGAGCATAGTGACCGAGAAGCGGGCACTGCTGGCCATGCTTGGGGTGTGGGTGCTCTCGGTGGTCATCTCCATTGGACCCCTCCTCGGGTGGAAGCAGCCGCCGTCACCGGACAACACTGTGTGCCTCATCACCGAGGAACCGTTTTACGCACTATTTTCCTCCCTCGGTTCCTTCTATATACCACTGGTGGTTATCTTGTCCATGTATTTTAGGGTGTATGTAGTCGCCAAACGGACCACCAAGAACTTGGAGGCCGGGGTGATGAGGGAGAGGATGAACACGAGTGAGCTAACGCTCAGGATCCACAAGGGATCTCAGGTGCAGGATGACAGCAGCAGCACTGGGAAGGGTCGTGCAAATCAGGCCAGGAGCTCCCTGACGGTGAAACTTCTGAAATTCTCCCGGGAGAAGAAAGCAGCTAAAACGTTGGGAGTCGTGGTTGGCATGTTTACGCTTTGTTGGCTGCCGTTCTTCCTTGCGTTACCCATTg